The following are encoded in a window of Mycobacterium vicinigordonae genomic DNA:
- a CDS encoding hydantoinase/oxoprolinase family protein, with protein sequence MSYVIGIDVGGTFTDAVAADQYGNIVGAKTASTPENYAHGVLNAVAALADELGIAERQLLENTAYVAHGTTASINALVTGNVDPVGFITTKGHGDSIAIMNVEGRYLGLSAHEAQDIAFTRKPQPLVPKNHVFEVTERIDQAGRIVVPLNEDEVRDAVHQLKADGIGAIAVSLLWSFHNPIHERRIREIVRDITPEMFVAISSDISPRIREFPRNATTIMSTQLGPALRRYLEPLSAELLERGLAGPLLIMQSSGGTVSATEAPETAITTIGSVLSGGVVGASRLAQQLGHSNVVTADVGGTTFLVGMIVDGDPIRSSTTIINQHPINVPTIKVDVIGSGGGAIAWIDAGGNLRVGPQSAAAVPGPAAYGAGGTEPTVTDADLVLGIVNPDYFIGGRRKLHVDLAKKALLEKIGHPLRLSAEQAAAAIYEVQNQQTADLARKVVIETGHDPREFVVYAFGGAGPIHASAFTAELGAKSLIVPLGAAASGFSAFGLAASDVMVTAECSNPAPFPLDPVLVRDNYHRLEAQVSDALQRQGVEYSSVQLVRSFDARYTAQMFEVSALAPDGMIDEAAVALMAANFDQRYTEIYGEGSALTEVGIQMITYRVRGTGQLSFRPRPVKHEAASNPDASNAIKERRPVFLSVHRGFEETAIYDYRLLRAGHVLPGPAVVEVPTTTVTIPGGHEAVVDTYGNITITFN encoded by the coding sequence ATGAGCTACGTCATTGGGATCGATGTGGGCGGAACGTTCACCGACGCCGTCGCCGCCGACCAATACGGCAACATCGTCGGGGCAAAGACAGCATCGACTCCCGAGAATTATGCTCATGGAGTCCTGAACGCGGTCGCCGCGCTTGCCGACGAATTGGGCATCGCGGAGCGACAACTGCTGGAAAACACTGCGTACGTCGCCCACGGCACGACGGCCAGCATCAATGCCTTAGTGACCGGCAATGTTGACCCTGTTGGATTTATCACTACAAAGGGTCACGGCGATTCAATCGCGATCATGAATGTGGAGGGCCGGTACTTGGGGCTTTCCGCACACGAGGCCCAGGACATCGCCTTCACTCGCAAACCGCAGCCGTTAGTGCCGAAAAATCATGTATTCGAGGTGACCGAGAGGATTGACCAAGCCGGCCGCATCGTGGTTCCGCTCAACGAGGACGAGGTCCGCGACGCGGTGCATCAGCTCAAGGCCGACGGAATTGGTGCGATTGCTGTTTCTCTTTTGTGGTCCTTCCACAATCCAATCCATGAGCGTCGAATTCGCGAGATTGTTCGTGACATCACCCCAGAGATGTTCGTCGCAATTTCTAGTGACATCTCACCGCGAATCCGCGAATTCCCGCGTAACGCCACCACGATCATGAGCACACAGCTCGGACCGGCCCTGCGTAGGTATCTCGAACCACTCAGCGCAGAACTCCTCGAGCGAGGGTTGGCTGGGCCGCTGCTGATCATGCAAAGCTCCGGCGGTACCGTCTCAGCTACCGAAGCGCCAGAGACCGCGATCACCACGATCGGTTCGGTCTTAAGCGGTGGCGTCGTGGGCGCAAGCCGGCTGGCTCAACAGCTAGGACACTCCAATGTAGTCACAGCCGACGTTGGCGGCACCACCTTCCTGGTCGGCATGATCGTCGATGGTGACCCGATTCGGTCGTCAACCACCATCATTAATCAACACCCCATCAACGTGCCGACAATCAAGGTCGACGTCATCGGCTCAGGTGGCGGGGCGATCGCCTGGATCGACGCCGGCGGCAATCTGCGGGTAGGCCCGCAAAGCGCTGCAGCGGTGCCCGGCCCAGCCGCCTACGGCGCGGGAGGTACCGAGCCCACCGTCACCGATGCTGATTTGGTTCTGGGAATTGTGAACCCCGACTATTTCATCGGCGGCCGCCGCAAACTCCACGTCGATCTCGCCAAGAAGGCCCTGCTAGAAAAGATCGGACACCCGCTGCGCCTCAGCGCCGAGCAGGCTGCCGCCGCGATATACGAGGTACAGAATCAACAGACCGCGGACCTGGCCCGCAAGGTCGTAATCGAAACCGGCCATGACCCAAGAGAATTCGTGGTGTACGCCTTCGGGGGCGCCGGGCCCATCCATGCGTCGGCCTTCACTGCCGAGTTGGGAGCTAAGAGTCTGATCGTTCCTCTCGGTGCAGCCGCGTCAGGGTTCTCCGCTTTTGGGCTGGCAGCCTCTGACGTGATGGTGACCGCGGAATGTTCCAACCCCGCCCCGTTCCCGTTGGATCCGGTTCTGGTGCGGGACAACTATCACCGGCTCGAGGCGCAAGTAAGCGATGCGCTGCAGCGCCAAGGCGTGGAATATTCTTCGGTGCAGCTAGTCCGATCCTTTGATGCGCGCTATACCGCGCAGATGTTTGAGGTCAGCGCTCTAGCCCCCGACGGAATGATCGACGAAGCAGCTGTTGCACTGATGGCCGCCAACTTCGATCAGCGGTACACCGAAATATACGGTGAAGGTTCGGCCCTGACAGAGGTCGGCATCCAGATGATCACCTACCGCGTGCGCGGGACCGGGCAATTATCCTTCCGGCCGCGTCCCGTCAAGCACGAAGCCGCATCCAACCCCGACGCCAGCAACGCGATCAAAGAGCGTCGACCGGTCTTTCTCTCGGTTCACCGCGGCTTTGAGGAAACCGCTATTTACGACTACCGATTATTGCGCGCCGGGCACGTGCTACCCGGCCCTGCCGTCGTCGAAGTACCGACCACCACCGTGACAATCCCCGGCGGCCACGAGGCCGTCGTCGATACCTACGGCAACATCACGATAACTTTCAACTAG
- a CDS encoding thiolase family protein, with amino-acid sequence MKGRSGGDVVIVEAVRTGIGKGHADKGQYRELTPQELLGRVYRGVLDRSGVNPSMVDDVIAGCVQQIGEQGCNVARNGWLHEGLPVEVPATTIDRQCGSGQTAFNTAAAMIAAGIQDIAIAGGVEHMGRVPFAAGIRAQEEFGRAITMPMQKRYGLTDTYTLTGQGAAAERIAEEWALSRVEMDELALRSHQLAHQSTLAGNFAREIIAVHVGQSEIVTDQGIRAEANMASISALPPVFRPDGLVTAATSSQVSDGAAAALLMSRERASELGMRSRARVLDHLTIGVDPQMMLHGPIPATQKILERNKLTIDDIDAIEINEAFAAVVAAWMHEVKPDPDRVNPRGGAMALGHPLGASGTRLITTLLHFLEDEDREFGLVTMCCGGGLGTATLIQRL; translated from the coding sequence GTGAAGGGGCGCTCAGGTGGCGATGTCGTTATCGTCGAAGCAGTTCGGACCGGTATCGGCAAAGGTCACGCCGACAAAGGACAGTACCGCGAGCTGACGCCACAAGAGCTGCTCGGCCGAGTTTATCGAGGGGTTCTGGACCGCAGCGGGGTTAACCCTTCGATGGTCGACGACGTTATCGCAGGCTGTGTGCAGCAAATTGGAGAACAGGGCTGCAATGTCGCTCGCAACGGGTGGTTGCACGAAGGGCTACCCGTGGAGGTACCGGCAACGACGATCGACCGGCAATGCGGGTCGGGCCAAACCGCGTTCAACACTGCTGCGGCGATGATCGCCGCCGGAATCCAGGACATCGCGATTGCAGGCGGAGTTGAGCACATGGGCCGTGTGCCCTTCGCCGCCGGCATTCGCGCCCAAGAGGAGTTCGGCCGCGCGATCACAATGCCGATGCAAAAGCGCTACGGATTGACGGACACGTACACGCTCACGGGGCAAGGTGCTGCCGCCGAACGCATCGCCGAAGAATGGGCGCTGTCTCGCGTAGAGATGGATGAGCTTGCGCTGCGCTCTCACCAGTTAGCGCATCAGAGCACTCTTGCCGGCAACTTCGCGCGAGAGATCATCGCGGTCCACGTGGGTCAGAGCGAGATCGTCACAGACCAAGGAATCCGGGCCGAGGCCAATATGGCGTCAATCTCTGCGCTGCCGCCGGTCTTTCGGCCCGACGGGCTGGTGACCGCCGCGACGTCGTCGCAAGTCTCTGACGGAGCTGCCGCCGCTTTGTTGATGAGTCGAGAGCGCGCCAGCGAACTCGGGATGCGGTCACGGGCACGAGTTCTCGACCATCTCACTATCGGCGTTGACCCACAAATGATGCTTCACGGCCCGATACCGGCCACCCAGAAGATCCTGGAGCGCAACAAATTGACCATCGACGACATTGATGCCATCGAAATCAACGAGGCGTTCGCCGCGGTCGTAGCGGCGTGGATGCACGAGGTCAAACCCGATCCTGATCGAGTCAATCCGCGCGGCGGGGCAATGGCGCTTGGGCATCCACTGGGAGCCTCCGGCACGCGACTGATCACCACGTTGCTGCACTTTCTCGAAGACGAAGATAGGGAATTCGGCCTCGTCACTATGTGCTGCGGCGGTGGCCTAGGAACAGCCACACTTATTCAACGACTGTGA
- a CDS encoding AMP-binding protein — MKVDRWRDDIPALSQAVADRYRASGVWAQCSIGEQLHRSATMHADATAVIGPDGLLTYRGLDEHTDRIGAGLAQAGIEPGDAILLQVDNSMEAILAWYGVIKSGAIPVATLAVHRAHEIAKIGDIVEARAHIVDASYEKYDLLSFAKRMSATSSTPRLLLTIRSAARSSEATAVASLGAGLSASQARRIVENIAAATHGDDVAVFQLSGGTTSTPKVIPRTHDDYWYNAASYAQALGWDSRARVMHFLPIVHNAGIVLGVHAAHSVGAAIVLSGPQADQLLPAMAAARATDVLTYPSLALEWRGHPAFAAATKHLERVVLTGAKVTEEAFNLFEDKGIRALGLYGATEGLVMVTRPQAPRAFRFQALGTPLSSFDVIRVLQPGAETEVPDGVPGELCYCGPTTLRGYLKAPDRNAEAFTSDGFIRSGDLVARRTIDGAVTYTFEGRIKDLVNRGGEKVNAAEIEGLIAQVPGVARAALVAVPDPRLGERGCLCLQMVDGASPITLADITQFLAAREVAKFKWPERLETYAALPTTPSGKVDKRQLASDLSTGAPTGDAVRSTMKESIA; from the coding sequence ATGAAAGTCGACCGTTGGCGAGACGACATTCCTGCTCTGTCGCAGGCGGTCGCTGACCGTTACCGGGCATCTGGGGTGTGGGCCCAGTGCTCCATCGGGGAGCAGCTGCACCGCAGCGCGACCATGCACGCGGACGCGACCGCCGTGATCGGGCCCGACGGTCTGCTGACATACCGTGGTTTGGACGAGCACACCGATCGGATCGGTGCCGGCCTTGCGCAAGCCGGCATCGAGCCTGGCGACGCGATTTTGCTGCAGGTCGACAACTCCATGGAAGCGATTTTGGCGTGGTACGGCGTCATCAAATCCGGAGCGATCCCCGTGGCTACCCTGGCGGTGCACCGCGCCCATGAGATCGCCAAGATCGGTGACATCGTCGAAGCCCGCGCGCACATCGTCGACGCTTCCTATGAGAAATACGACCTGTTGTCCTTCGCGAAGCGCATGTCGGCAACGAGCAGCACCCCCCGGTTACTGCTGACGATCCGCTCCGCAGCACGGTCGAGCGAGGCGACCGCAGTCGCATCACTCGGAGCCGGTCTCTCGGCATCACAAGCACGCCGGATCGTCGAAAACATCGCGGCGGCAACACATGGGGATGATGTTGCGGTGTTTCAGCTCTCGGGCGGGACCACCTCAACGCCGAAGGTCATCCCCCGAACTCACGATGATTACTGGTACAACGCGGCAAGCTATGCCCAGGCACTGGGATGGGACAGTCGTGCCCGGGTCATGCATTTCCTGCCGATCGTGCACAACGCTGGCATAGTGCTCGGCGTCCATGCCGCGCACTCGGTTGGCGCCGCGATCGTCCTCTCGGGGCCCCAAGCCGACCAACTGCTGCCCGCGATGGCGGCGGCACGCGCCACCGACGTGCTCACCTACCCGTCGTTGGCGCTCGAATGGCGCGGTCATCCCGCCTTCGCAGCGGCCACCAAACATCTTGAGCGCGTTGTCCTTACCGGTGCGAAGGTTACAGAAGAAGCTTTTAACTTATTTGAAGACAAGGGAATTCGCGCACTTGGACTCTATGGGGCCACTGAAGGGCTGGTTATGGTCACCCGGCCGCAGGCCCCCCGGGCTTTTCGCTTTCAGGCATTGGGCACACCGTTGTCGAGTTTCGACGTGATCCGAGTACTCCAACCGGGCGCCGAGACTGAGGTTCCTGACGGCGTCCCCGGCGAGCTTTGCTACTGCGGTCCGACGACCCTACGTGGATACCTTAAGGCGCCCGACCGAAACGCCGAGGCATTTACCTCCGACGGGTTTATCCGTAGCGGAGACTTGGTGGCGCGGCGAACCATCGACGGTGCGGTTACCTACACCTTCGAGGGACGGATCAAAGACCTAGTCAACCGTGGGGGCGAGAAGGTGAACGCCGCAGAGATCGAAGGGCTCATCGCACAGGTCCCCGGTGTGGCTCGCGCGGCGCTCGTTGCTGTGCCGGATCCGCGTCTTGGCGAACGCGGGTGTTTGTGTCTGCAGATGGTCGACGGGGCCAGTCCGATCACGCTTGCCGATATCACGCAGTTCTTGGCTGCCCGCGAGGTCGCCAAGTTCAAATGGCCGGAACGTCTTGAGACCTACGCCGCATTGCCGACCACCCCTAGCGGCAAAGTCGACAAGCGTCAACTCGCCAGTGACTTGTCGACGGGCGCTCCAACAGGGGACGCCGTGCGGTCGACAATGAAGGAAAGCATCGCGTGA
- a CDS encoding TetR/AcrR family transcriptional regulator: MRRDTVESQIFDAAARLFAEKGYGGTTLSDIAQAIGVSRTAVYYYVASKEELLSRVVHDVTDAGYAVVSEEIKARSSAPERLRRIAVGMTQLIIANPARFRLLLHSESAMPDDIAHAHRETRRKVLEVLIALIEEGQRSGEFRPVPAREAALALLGMWNWTAFWVHSSTHDLDEIANVFGELAVRGLESRSSPAGSRTPLDVIGAAQEELAALAVMLKGSPSSGS, from the coding sequence ATGCGCAGAGACACAGTCGAAAGCCAGATCTTCGATGCCGCGGCACGGCTCTTCGCCGAGAAGGGCTACGGCGGTACGACTCTGTCGGATATCGCCCAGGCGATCGGGGTGAGTCGCACCGCTGTCTACTACTACGTTGCCAGCAAGGAAGAGCTGCTCAGTCGCGTTGTGCACGATGTGACCGACGCCGGCTACGCGGTTGTTTCCGAAGAGATCAAAGCTCGATCGTCGGCCCCCGAGCGGCTACGCCGGATCGCGGTGGGCATGACGCAGCTCATCATCGCCAATCCCGCCCGCTTCCGCTTGTTGTTGCACAGTGAATCAGCGATGCCAGACGACATCGCGCACGCGCACCGCGAGACGCGCCGCAAAGTCTTAGAAGTCTTGATTGCACTCATCGAAGAAGGCCAGCGCTCCGGCGAGTTTCGCCCCGTGCCGGCTCGTGAGGCAGCTCTGGCGTTGCTCGGCATGTGGAATTGGACGGCGTTCTGGGTCCATAGCAGCACCCACGATCTCGATGAGATCGCTAACGTCTTCGGTGAACTGGCGGTGCGCGGCCTTGAATCACGCTCCTCGCCTGCAGGATCCAGGACACCACTGGACGTCATCGGTGCTGCCCAGGAAGAGCTCGCCGCACTGGCGGTCATGCTGAAGGGAAGCCCCTCGAGCGGCTCCTGA
- a CDS encoding hydroxymethylglutaryl-CoA lyase, whose amino-acid sequence MGDKPEIDIREVGLRDGLQLESAIPLRDKVALLEALAATGVGRIEATSFVSPKAVPALADAAELAAELQHWPEIEFTALVAGSGGARRALAAGMHRLEYVISVTDGHSLANVGRRTEESVALISDIATMCRSEGGVLEVILATAWDCPFEGRTESHRVLDVATRAAAAGATRLCLADTIGTASPGRVVDLVTAVRNVVAGLDIGVHLHNTRGAGLACAWAAWQAGVRSFDASFGGLGGCPFAPGASGNIATEELTYMFEESGIATGISLGALLDAVDLLSQLLGKTLPSNLFRAYQSNSVQRCSNSGTVRSRSRGFPSA is encoded by the coding sequence ATGGGCGATAAACCGGAGATCGATATTAGAGAAGTCGGGCTGCGTGACGGACTGCAGCTAGAGTCCGCGATACCGCTGCGCGACAAGGTCGCGCTACTGGAGGCACTGGCAGCCACAGGAGTCGGGCGGATTGAAGCCACGTCATTTGTATCACCGAAAGCTGTTCCGGCGCTGGCTGATGCCGCCGAGCTCGCGGCCGAATTGCAGCACTGGCCGGAGATCGAATTTACCGCGCTCGTTGCCGGGAGTGGCGGTGCGCGCCGAGCCCTGGCTGCGGGGATGCACCGGCTGGAGTACGTCATTTCTGTCACCGACGGCCATAGCCTCGCCAACGTTGGGCGCAGGACCGAAGAGTCAGTCGCGTTGATCTCAGACATCGCCACTATGTGCCGCAGCGAGGGGGGTGTCCTCGAGGTAATTCTGGCGACGGCATGGGACTGCCCGTTCGAGGGTCGCACCGAGTCACATCGCGTACTGGACGTCGCGACTCGCGCAGCTGCCGCGGGTGCGACCAGGCTCTGTCTGGCCGATACCATCGGGACTGCATCACCTGGACGCGTTGTCGACCTGGTTACTGCGGTGCGCAACGTGGTCGCCGGACTCGACATCGGGGTACACCTCCACAACACCCGCGGAGCAGGACTGGCGTGTGCGTGGGCCGCGTGGCAGGCGGGTGTGCGTAGTTTCGACGCTTCCTTCGGCGGATTGGGCGGGTGCCCCTTCGCGCCCGGCGCCAGCGGGAACATTGCTACAGAAGAGCTGACGTATATGTTCGAGGAGTCCGGCATCGCGACAGGGATCTCGCTAGGCGCGCTACTCGATGCGGTCGATCTGCTATCGCAGTTACTCGGTAAAACATTACCCAGCAATCTTTTCCGCGCATACCAAAGTAACTCGGTGCAGCGTTGCAGCAACAGCGGCACCGTCAGGAGCCGCTCGAGGGGCTTCCCTTCAGCATGA
- a CDS encoding CaiB/BaiF CoA transferase family protein, translated as MSINGAGGPREAVHWPLAGYRVLELGNFIAAPTAGRLLADFGAEVIKVERPGVGDEIRKWRLYRGDTSMLYRTINRNKKSITLDLRSTPGRQTALSLIGHCDAVIENFRPGTLEKWGMGPDVLAEANPDLILTRVSAFGQTGPLRERPGFAAVAEAMGGLRALVGEPDHPPSRVGVSIGDTIAGLYAAFGTVMQLLARQSAQGSTESPLAKPCFREVDVALNEAVYSVMESLVPDYDAYGVLRNRAGGRIEGIAPSNAYVCLDGDTVVIAGNGDAIFRRFMKVIGRPDLAGDPRLVTNSDRWNYRDELDDAIAAWVSSRRRAEVLACLDDAGVPAGPVYSAADLATDKQLLARNMIQYFEVDTGNAESARVAFPGVVPVLNECSLPIRHVGPELGQDTAEVLSGVLGMSAEEIEQLC; from the coding sequence ATGAGCATCAACGGTGCGGGCGGGCCTCGTGAGGCGGTTCATTGGCCGTTGGCAGGCTATCGGGTCTTGGAACTTGGCAACTTCATCGCCGCGCCGACTGCAGGTCGGCTGTTGGCCGATTTCGGTGCTGAGGTAATCAAAGTGGAGCGGCCCGGAGTGGGCGACGAAATTCGCAAATGGCGTTTGTATCGCGGTGACACGTCGATGCTCTATCGCACGATCAACCGCAACAAGAAGTCGATCACCCTCGACCTGCGCAGCACCCCTGGCCGGCAAACCGCACTCAGCTTGATTGGGCACTGTGACGCGGTCATCGAGAACTTCCGGCCCGGAACCCTTGAGAAGTGGGGGATGGGACCAGACGTACTAGCCGAGGCTAATCCCGACCTCATCCTGACCCGGGTGTCGGCTTTCGGGCAGACCGGGCCGCTGCGCGAGCGGCCGGGGTTCGCCGCTGTCGCGGAGGCAATGGGGGGGTTGCGTGCGCTGGTCGGAGAGCCCGATCACCCACCGTCTCGGGTTGGCGTCTCGATTGGTGACACTATCGCCGGGTTGTATGCCGCTTTCGGCACGGTGATGCAGTTGCTGGCCCGTCAATCTGCACAGGGAAGTACCGAATCCCCTTTAGCCAAGCCATGTTTTCGGGAGGTCGATGTCGCTCTCAATGAAGCGGTGTACTCCGTGATGGAATCTCTCGTCCCTGATTACGACGCCTACGGGGTGCTGCGTAATCGTGCGGGGGGCCGAATCGAAGGCATCGCTCCCTCGAATGCATATGTGTGTCTGGATGGCGACACCGTCGTCATCGCCGGAAACGGCGACGCCATCTTCCGGCGATTCATGAAAGTCATAGGTCGCCCAGATCTCGCCGGCGATCCAAGGCTAGTGACCAACAGCGATCGCTGGAACTATCGTGACGAGCTCGACGATGCGATCGCTGCGTGGGTCTCGTCCCGAAGACGTGCGGAGGTACTCGCATGCCTCGACGACGCCGGGGTCCCTGCTGGCCCCGTCTATAGCGCCGCCGACCTCGCGACTGATAAACAGCTGTTGGCGCGCAATATGATTCAGTACTTCGAGGTCGATACCGGCAACGCAGAATCTGCCCGCGTCGCTTTTCCCGGTGTGGTGCCTGTGCTCAATGAATGTTCCCTGCCGATCCGCCATGTCGGGCCAGAGCTGGGCCAGGATACCGCCGAGGTGCTGAGTGGTGTGCTCGGTATGTCCGCGGAGGAAATAGAACAACTGTGCTGA
- a CDS encoding alpha/beta hydrolase: protein MHPRADVTHHALVPLLLRTGVAVWTQQPRSVNNDISLVHEQTLLDVAAGNEFLRDCGFESVVALGHSGGGTLYAFYSEQAGLPPEQRIAKTPSGRPINLAEASMPEFDGIVFWAPHPGQGQLLLRCIDPSVTDESDPLSIDPDLYAFNPANGFIEPPQSSTYAADFIERYTHAQHERVARIDEVARQYVAEAIAARQAFAQSSDPLDRRRALVPRIITVYRTDADLRTVDLSLDPNDRPYGSVFGRRPDLINHGMVGFGRLCTPDSWLSTWSGLSSNADFVRCAPGVRIPALFVELTGDQAAFPSVSARMRDALGSMDMTNRRVRGTHFGGAINPGEPLGSDLTAEVVAEWLNERFALVPPA from the coding sequence ATGCATCCACGAGCCGATGTCACTCACCATGCCCTGGTCCCGCTCCTGCTACGTACCGGCGTTGCGGTGTGGACCCAGCAGCCTCGCTCGGTGAACAACGACATCTCCTTGGTTCACGAGCAGACCCTGCTCGACGTCGCGGCCGGAAATGAGTTTCTGCGGGACTGCGGCTTTGAATCCGTTGTCGCCCTTGGGCATTCCGGCGGTGGCACCCTCTATGCCTTCTACAGCGAGCAGGCTGGTCTTCCTCCTGAACAGCGCATCGCCAAGACGCCGTCGGGCCGGCCAATCAACCTTGCCGAGGCAAGCATGCCGGAGTTCGATGGCATCGTTTTCTGGGCGCCCCACCCCGGACAGGGTCAACTCCTGCTGCGCTGCATCGACCCTTCCGTCACCGACGAGTCCGATCCGCTATCAATCGACCCCGACCTCTATGCCTTCAACCCAGCCAACGGATTCATCGAGCCGCCCCAATCATCGACCTACGCTGCGGATTTCATCGAGCGTTATACGCATGCCCAGCATGAACGAGTCGCACGGATCGACGAGGTGGCCCGCCAGTACGTCGCAGAAGCGATAGCCGCCCGCCAGGCTTTCGCGCAAAGCTCTGATCCCCTCGACCGCCGGCGCGCATTGGTGCCAAGGATCATTACCGTCTATCGGACCGACGCGGACTTGAGAACCGTGGACCTGTCCCTAGACCCCAACGACCGCCCTTATGGTTCGGTGTTCGGCCGTCGTCCCGACTTGATCAATCACGGGATGGTGGGCTTTGGACGGTTGTGCACGCCGGACTCGTGGTTGTCTACGTGGTCTGGGCTGAGCTCCAACGCCGATTTCGTGCGGTGTGCGCCAGGGGTGCGGATTCCAGCGCTGTTTGTGGAGCTTACCGGCGATCAGGCGGCATTCCCGAGCGTGTCGGCCCGGATGCGTGACGCGTTGGGATCGATGGACATGACTAACCGCCGGGTGCGTGGCACCCATTTCGGCGGCGCCATCAATCCCGGCGAGCCGCTGGGGAGCGACTTGACTGCCGAAGTGGTCGCAGAATGGCTCAACGAACGCTTCGCTCTCGTGCCGCCCGCATGA
- a CDS encoding FAD-dependent monooxygenase translates to MHDRLDLDGTLGFGVGLSGAALEVLGVHDPETRELLEEHALRFHEASFCLPRGTYRLPGFSSGIAISRPELRRLLCDQATKAGVVVENGRAADVDEFRGSADLIIAADGVSSPTRDRYAAQFGARVIEGRGVYLWCGADLELPGAIFAPVATEHGVFTTHAYPYATGRSAFVIESTEETLRNAGLDHVSPTVDDDVYSIEYLSNAFADLLDGQMLHGNRSKWFHFRTVFCETWTHENIALLGDAAATADPSLGSGTKLTLDSAIALADALNAWPHREIRDCLERYDAFRRPAVTAFQELALRSQRWWDTFPRRLHLEGERLAVAYLTRGGHVSLDAALARSGDLIRPAVASWAQVDSSDLPEAGLAQWIVNRPFRWRSETFASQILSRRDVLAMFSGRRPETIVVDVDDPWGEIADALVAEARRALGDGTDCVVLTGERDRCAVLNRLHVAERMRMELGCLVAIDAGAEDIEDVAAGLVAGRIDFACTLSVEEHPGAAATELADTIA, encoded by the coding sequence GTGCATGACCGGCTGGATCTCGATGGCACGCTGGGCTTCGGTGTGGGGCTTTCCGGCGCAGCATTAGAGGTGCTTGGAGTTCACGATCCAGAGACGCGTGAGTTACTCGAAGAGCATGCGCTGCGGTTCCACGAAGCCAGCTTCTGTCTTCCGCGGGGCACTTATCGGCTGCCGGGATTCAGCAGCGGTATCGCGATCTCCCGCCCCGAATTGCGTCGGCTCCTGTGTGATCAGGCTACTAAAGCCGGCGTGGTGGTAGAAAATGGCCGAGCTGCCGACGTCGACGAATTTCGCGGCTCGGCCGACTTGATAATCGCCGCCGACGGGGTCTCGAGCCCGACACGCGACCGATATGCCGCGCAGTTCGGTGCAAGAGTCATCGAAGGGAGGGGCGTGTATTTGTGGTGCGGCGCCGACCTCGAGTTGCCGGGCGCAATATTCGCCCCGGTGGCTACCGAGCATGGAGTTTTTACGACACATGCATATCCCTACGCCACCGGCCGCTCGGCGTTTGTCATCGAGTCGACTGAAGAGACGCTGAGAAACGCAGGCTTGGACCATGTTTCGCCAACTGTGGACGATGATGTCTACTCGATCGAATACTTGTCGAATGCTTTCGCCGACCTGCTGGATGGGCAGATGCTGCACGGGAACCGCTCTAAATGGTTCCACTTCCGTACTGTCTTCTGCGAAACCTGGACCCACGAGAACATCGCACTGCTTGGTGATGCTGCCGCAACCGCCGACCCTTCGCTGGGGTCAGGCACCAAACTGACCTTGGACTCTGCTATAGCGCTCGCCGACGCACTTAATGCGTGGCCGCACAGGGAAATCCGCGATTGCCTCGAAAGATACGATGCCTTCCGTAGGCCTGCTGTGACGGCCTTTCAGGAGTTAGCACTTCGCAGTCAGCGTTGGTGGGACACTTTTCCGCGACGGTTGCATCTCGAGGGTGAACGGCTCGCCGTGGCATATCTGACGCGCGGCGGCCACGTGTCTTTGGACGCCGCCTTGGCTAGAAGCGGCGACCTCATCCGACCCGCGGTCGCGAGCTGGGCACAAGTGGACAGCTCGGATCTTCCCGAGGCCGGGCTTGCACAGTGGATCGTCAATCGGCCCTTCCGGTGGAGGTCGGAAACATTTGCCTCGCAGATACTTTCACGCCGCGATGTATTGGCGATGTTTAGCGGGCGCCGTCCGGAAACGATCGTGGTCGACGTCGATGATCCGTGGGGTGAGATTGCTGATGCACTCGTCGCTGAAGCCAGGCGCGCTCTTGGCGACGGGACCGACTGTGTCGTGCTGACAGGTGAACGCGACCGGTGTGCTGTGCTCAACAGGCTGCATGTCGCCGAGCGAATGCGTATGGAACTCGGATGCCTCGTCGCCATCGATGCGGGCGCCGAGGACATCGAAGACGTCGCCGCGGGGCTGGTCGCAGGCCGCATCGACTTCGCCTGCACGTTGTCGGTCGAGGAACATCCTGGCGCGGCAGCGACCGAACTGGCCGACACCATTGCCTGA